From a region of the Aeoliella mucimassa genome:
- a CDS encoding NAD(P)/FAD-dependent oxidoreductase — MSHHQVVIVGGGAAGITVASRLIRTHPSLDVLVIDPAEYHYYQPLWTLVGGGIFPREDSRRPEAKVIPPGVEWLQEAVAEFDPAENRLVTSEKTEVTYDFLVVAPGIELRWQQIPGLRESLGRNGVCSNYSYDSVASTWENIRNFQGGTALFTHPVGAVKCGGAPQKICYLAEETFRRNGVRDNCEVIFAIAKKAIFDVKLYADVLEKAVARKGIDVRYALDLKEVHGEQKQAVFQTVDGDETVTIDYDMLHVTPPMGPPQFVANSPLASEAGWVDVDPHTLRHLRFDNVFGLGDASSLPTSKTAAAIRKQAPVVVENLLAAIEGNQPTAKYDGYTSCPVVTGYNSLVLAEFNYDKVPEETFPFNQAEERFSMLMLKEYALPALYWHGMLKGRA, encoded by the coding sequence ATGAGCCATCATCAAGTTGTCATCGTTGGCGGGGGAGCAGCTGGCATTACGGTTGCATCTCGATTGATTCGTACCCATCCCAGCCTGGATGTGCTGGTGATCGATCCGGCCGAGTACCACTACTACCAACCGCTCTGGACGCTCGTCGGAGGCGGTATCTTTCCTCGGGAAGATTCTCGCAGGCCAGAGGCCAAGGTGATTCCCCCAGGCGTCGAGTGGTTGCAGGAAGCCGTCGCCGAGTTCGATCCCGCGGAGAATCGCTTGGTAACCAGCGAGAAAACCGAGGTCACCTACGACTTCCTGGTCGTCGCGCCCGGCATTGAGCTTCGCTGGCAGCAAATCCCGGGGCTTCGCGAATCGCTGGGCCGCAACGGAGTGTGCAGCAACTATTCGTACGATTCGGTGGCGTCGACATGGGAGAACATTCGCAACTTCCAAGGGGGAACCGCCTTGTTCACGCATCCGGTTGGTGCGGTGAAGTGTGGCGGTGCTCCTCAGAAAATCTGTTACCTGGCTGAGGAGACATTTCGTCGAAACGGCGTGCGCGACAATTGCGAGGTGATCTTTGCGATTGCTAAGAAGGCCATCTTCGACGTGAAGCTTTACGCCGATGTGTTGGAGAAAGCAGTCGCTCGCAAGGGAATCGACGTTCGCTACGCCCTCGATTTGAAGGAGGTACATGGCGAACAGAAGCAAGCGGTCTTTCAAACGGTCGATGGAGACGAGACGGTAACCATCGACTACGACATGCTGCACGTGACTCCTCCCATGGGACCACCACAGTTCGTCGCCAATAGCCCCCTGGCAAGCGAAGCTGGTTGGGTCGATGTCGATCCGCATACGCTCCGCCATTTGCGATTCGACAACGTCTTCGGGCTGGGCGATGCATCGAGCCTTCCCACTTCGAAAACCGCAGCGGCCATTCGCAAGCAAGCGCCAGTGGTCGTTGAGAATCTGCTCGCTGCCATCGAGGGAAACCAACCAACCGCCAAGTACGATGGCTACACCTCGTGCCCGGTCGTCACCGGATACAACAGCCTGGTGCTGGCCGAGTTCAACTACGACAAAGTGCCGGAGGAGACGTTCCCGTTCAATCAGGCCGAAGAACGCTTCAGCATGCTGATGCTCAAGGAATACGCCCTGCCCGCCCTGTACTGGCACGGCATGCTCAAAGGCCGCGCCTAA
- a CDS encoding exosortase-associated EpsI family protein, which yields MTKYLPFIVLLPVLAVLTGYQWYLMNWVWGANMPAKQCAYLLQTGIPKEFGDWVGEDNEVAEDVRKLAGADGYIDRIYRNKKTNEQVSIWFIVGHFRQVSQHTPNICYVNAGYEQVGKIGAVDIDVPQLPTAEFSTAKFRLARNGQEAFQRVYWAWWKPEPLAEGTSADNVSIVWTSPEDARVAFGYCRALYKLYFTSISSPDEKATESVCLEFAREFLPIADKAIRESGLVMVLDDLPADAKQVFEEMEAANSGQNKQPANKEETEDIEQTEAADQAA from the coding sequence ATGACGAAATACCTACCTTTTATCGTACTTTTACCGGTCCTCGCGGTACTAACTGGCTACCAGTGGTACCTGATGAATTGGGTGTGGGGAGCCAATATGCCAGCCAAGCAATGTGCTTACTTGCTGCAAACCGGCATCCCTAAGGAATTTGGCGACTGGGTTGGTGAAGACAACGAGGTAGCCGAGGACGTTCGTAAACTGGCCGGTGCCGATGGCTACATCGATCGTATCTACCGCAACAAGAAAACCAATGAACAAGTATCCATTTGGTTTATCGTGGGGCACTTCCGCCAAGTTTCGCAACACACGCCTAACATCTGTTATGTGAATGCGGGTTACGAACAAGTTGGCAAGATCGGTGCTGTTGATATCGATGTGCCGCAACTCCCGACCGCAGAATTCTCGACGGCCAAGTTTCGCCTTGCCCGCAATGGTCAGGAAGCCTTTCAGCGAGTTTATTGGGCATGGTGGAAACCCGAACCACTTGCCGAAGGAACCTCGGCCGACAATGTATCGATCGTCTGGACAAGTCCAGAGGACGCACGTGTTGCATTTGGTTACTGCCGGGCACTTTACAAGCTCTATTTCACCTCGATATCTAGCCCCGACGAAAAGGCCACCGAGAGTGTTTGCTTAGAGTTCGCACGCGAGTTCTTGCCAATCGCCGATAAGGCAATCCGTGAAAGCGGACTTGTGATGGTGTTGGACGATTTGCCAGCCGACGCCAAGCAAGTATTTGAGGAAATGGAAGCCGCCAACTCTGGCCAAAACAAGCAACCAGCCAATAAAGAAGAGACGGAAGACATCGAGCAGACTGAGGCCGCCGACCAGGCTGCCTAA
- a CDS encoding cation:proton antiporter, whose protein sequence is MDSLPTPIYLSLLLTVGIAAQWLAWRFKLPAIVLLLFFGFGLGYLVGPPEDYLEGSSILFPMVSLAVGVILFEGGLSLSFKEIRDHSGVVIRLVTIGLLITAVLTALAAHWLVGFSWPMAALVGALLTVSGPTVILPLLRQVRPERKLGSVVKWEGIINDPIGAVLAALVYEAVAHPSADTMAHGTLVALGKTVVIGIGLGYIGGWGIRELMRRYLVPDYLQNPVILALVLMAFAVSNLLQPESGLVTVTALGMYLANQHKVTIKHVIEFKENLRVLLLSVLFIALASRIQPTAEQLKDVGWGGAVMVLMLILVVRPLAVFISTIGSELTQKQRMFLAWIHPRGIVAASVATLFAFGIAKNNSEYAAEGDKLVLITFLTVVGTVTIYGLSLGPLARWLGLSREDPQGVMFVGATPVNREIAKALKNEGFSTLMVDTNPENISAARMDGLSVCYASIGSEFVHSETDLGDVGKLLAMTPNDEVNTLAVSQFAEQFGSANVYQLALHEKTSERHQRIPSHLRGRILFTQDLTEDRLRELYEDGYRIKKTTLSDDFTLDDFRTKYGETAVIMFLVPEKGRLRVLATNSELTPQAGNKVIALVSGEHSNTSGSGTRPAMG, encoded by the coding sequence ATGGATTCATTGCCGACACCTATCTACCTATCGCTTCTGCTGACTGTTGGCATTGCAGCGCAGTGGTTGGCATGGCGATTCAAGTTGCCGGCGATTGTGCTGCTACTATTCTTTGGCTTCGGACTTGGTTATCTAGTCGGCCCTCCCGAAGATTACCTGGAAGGCTCTTCGATACTGTTCCCCATGGTGTCGCTTGCCGTCGGGGTGATCCTATTCGAAGGAGGTCTGTCGCTAAGTTTCAAAGAGATTCGCGATCATAGCGGCGTCGTCATTCGGCTAGTCACCATTGGCCTACTAATCACTGCAGTGCTCACCGCGCTAGCGGCTCACTGGCTGGTCGGTTTCTCCTGGCCAATGGCAGCATTGGTCGGCGCGCTGCTCACCGTTAGCGGGCCTACGGTTATTCTTCCACTATTGCGCCAGGTACGCCCGGAGCGCAAGCTCGGTTCGGTCGTCAAATGGGAAGGCATTATCAACGACCCCATCGGAGCGGTGCTGGCTGCGTTGGTTTACGAAGCGGTCGCCCATCCCTCGGCCGACACCATGGCTCATGGCACGCTAGTAGCGCTCGGCAAAACAGTGGTTATCGGAATCGGTCTCGGTTACATCGGTGGCTGGGGAATCCGCGAACTAATGCGACGCTACCTGGTGCCCGACTACCTGCAGAATCCTGTGATTCTGGCGCTGGTCCTCATGGCATTTGCGGTTTCGAACCTGCTGCAACCCGAGTCGGGTCTGGTTACGGTCACCGCACTCGGCATGTACCTAGCCAATCAGCACAAGGTGACCATCAAGCACGTCATCGAGTTCAAAGAGAATCTGCGCGTGCTTTTGCTCTCGGTACTCTTCATTGCGCTAGCCTCGCGAATCCAACCGACCGCTGAGCAGCTTAAGGATGTTGGCTGGGGTGGTGCCGTCATGGTGTTGATGCTGATCCTGGTGGTCCGCCCACTAGCAGTTTTCATCTCGACCATCGGCAGCGAACTGACTCAAAAGCAACGCATGTTCCTGGCGTGGATTCACCCTCGCGGAATCGTTGCGGCTTCGGTGGCCACCCTGTTTGCGTTCGGCATCGCGAAGAACAACTCGGAATACGCCGCCGAAGGCGACAAGCTAGTACTCATTACCTTTCTCACCGTCGTGGGAACGGTCACTATCTACGGGCTGTCGCTCGGCCCCTTGGCACGCTGGTTGGGCCTCTCCCGCGAAGATCCCCAGGGCGTGATGTTCGTCGGTGCGACTCCTGTGAACCGCGAAATCGCGAAGGCGCTCAAGAACGAAGGATTCTCGACGTTGATGGTCGACACGAACCCCGAGAACATCTCCGCCGCCCGCATGGATGGGCTTTCGGTCTGCTACGCCAGCATCGGCAGCGAATTCGTGCACAGCGAGACCGACCTAGGCGACGTGGGGAAATTGCTGGCGATGACCCCCAACGACGAAGTAAATACGCTGGCTGTCAGTCAATTTGCCGAACAATTTGGCTCGGCGAATGTCTATCAGTTAGCCCTGCACGAGAAAACCAGCGAACGACATCAGCGGATTCCATCTCACTTGCGAGGTCGAATCCTGTTTACCCAGGATCTCACGGAAGATCGCCTACGAGAACTGTACGAAGATGGGTATCGCATCAAGAAAACCACTCTGAGCGACGATTTCACCCTCGACGATTTCCGCACAAAATATGGCGAGACCGCGGTGATAATGTTCCTGGTGCCCGAAAAAGGCCGCCTTCGTGTGCTGGCCACTAACAGCGAATTGACCCCGCAAGCGGGCAACAAAGTAATCGCTCTGGTAAGCGGCGAGCATAGCAACACCTCAGGCAGCGGCACTCGCCCAGCCATGGGCTAG
- a CDS encoding IS5 family transposase, whose amino-acid sequence MKTERKYGSDVTDRQWQLLRQLLPARSQFGRRPIDRRRIINAILYVVRTGCQWRMLPKDFPNWSTVYGIFWRWRNDGTWQKIHDALRAKTRKAAGKKSTPTVAIIDSQSVRTAEGGEERGYDSAKKITGRKRHVAVDTLGLLLAIVVHSADWQDQDGAEWVMDKLGEQFKRIKIVFGDFAYGRSGLPDWTWETFGWILQTVLRPVGLKGFVVLPKRWIVERTFAWLARHRRNSKDYEKTTASSEAITYVAMISLMSKRLASAEK is encoded by the coding sequence ATGAAAACGGAAAGGAAGTATGGCAGTGATGTCACCGATCGACAATGGCAATTGCTTCGTCAGTTGTTGCCAGCACGTTCGCAGTTCGGACGTCGTCCGATTGACCGCCGGCGGATCATCAACGCGATCTTGTACGTCGTCCGCACGGGCTGCCAGTGGCGGATGCTGCCTAAGGACTTTCCGAATTGGAGTACGGTTTACGGCATCTTCTGGCGTTGGAGAAATGATGGCACGTGGCAGAAGATTCATGATGCGTTGCGAGCCAAAACACGCAAAGCGGCAGGCAAGAAGTCGACACCCACGGTAGCGATCATCGACAGCCAATCGGTTCGCACGGCCGAAGGAGGTGAAGAAAGGGGCTACGATTCGGCCAAGAAAATCACGGGCCGCAAGCGTCATGTGGCGGTCGATACGCTCGGATTGTTGCTCGCGATAGTCGTTCATAGCGCGGATTGGCAGGACCAGGACGGAGCCGAATGGGTAATGGACAAGCTGGGCGAGCAATTCAAGCGAATCAAGATTGTGTTTGGCGACTTCGCGTACGGTCGATCAGGGTTGCCCGATTGGACCTGGGAAACGTTTGGTTGGATTCTACAAACGGTGCTCAGGCCAGTCGGCCTAAAAGGGTTTGTGGTATTGCCGAAGCGATGGATCGTGGAACGAACTTTCGCCTGGCTGGCCCGACATCGACGGAACAGCAAGGACTACGAAAAAACAACCGCCTCCAGCGAAGCCATCACCTACGTCGCCATGATCAGCCTCATGTCGAAAAGACTGGCCAGCGCGGAAAAGTGA
- a CDS encoding S49 family peptidase, protein MRHELAALLPAATAELHEALAISPTHQVARYREESKMVATSRIDGVLTPWYLERVRERLYSLLRNDSVGHVILRMSSPGGLVAGTPETADLVRELSEAKAVTVVASEYLASAAYWIASQATTIVASPSTVVGSVGVVSVLTDSSAAYEAAGIKVIPVASANAKHRGMPGVPVTEGDIEAVRAQVEEVSRWFLAYINRVPPRRSRKRMTSDQILQAISAETYYAEEALKRGFVDEVAAPEHAIAKVLANDKHADLHGKDAYEKYAELAIAAHPGIDYLADLSESQEAALRRKYPTLAEAADDYRRLH, encoded by the coding sequence ATGAGGCACGAATTAGCGGCACTGCTGCCGGCGGCAACTGCTGAACTTCACGAAGCGTTGGCGATTTCGCCAACGCACCAGGTTGCGCGTTATCGCGAGGAATCAAAAATGGTCGCGACAAGCCGGATCGACGGCGTGTTGACGCCTTGGTATCTGGAGCGGGTTCGTGAGCGGCTCTACTCGTTGCTGCGAAACGACTCAGTCGGCCACGTAATCCTGCGCATGAGTTCGCCGGGCGGTCTGGTCGCTGGCACACCTGAAACAGCCGATCTTGTGCGAGAGCTGAGCGAAGCGAAAGCGGTAACTGTGGTTGCGAGCGAATACCTAGCGAGCGCCGCCTATTGGATCGCCTCGCAAGCAACCACAATCGTCGCCTCGCCTTCAACGGTGGTGGGCTCCGTTGGTGTGGTTTCGGTGCTCACTGATTCGAGCGCGGCTTACGAAGCGGCTGGCATTAAAGTGATTCCGGTTGCCTCGGCAAATGCGAAGCATCGCGGAATGCCCGGCGTGCCTGTCACTGAGGGCGATATTGAGGCGGTTCGCGCACAGGTGGAGGAAGTTAGCAGGTGGTTCCTCGCGTATATAAATCGCGTGCCGCCGCGGCGCTCAAGAAAACGCATGACTTCCGACCAGATACTGCAGGCGATTTCCGCCGAAACCTACTACGCAGAGGAAGCGTTGAAGCGGGGCTTCGTCGACGAGGTGGCAGCACCCGAGCATGCCATCGCGAAGGTGCTGGCGAACGACAAGCACGCCGATCTTCACGGCAAGGATGCCTACGAGAAATACGCCGAGCTGGCTATCGCCGCGCACCCTGGCATCGACTATTTGGCAGACCTCAGTGAATCACAGGAGGCTGCTTTGCGACGCAAATACCCAACACTTGCCGAAGCTGCCGACGACTACCGGCGGCTCCACTAG
- a CDS encoding tyrosine-type recombinase/integrase → MILGGVPSPKTTRWLAEASDQIREKLAKVGLCEDRTQGTLGVFIAEYTATRPDVKASTKADWKPVHRSLQEYFGEGRSLRTITKGDAKAWRRHAAEGSPERKVKGRTIPAKPLAENTLRKWTKIAKSLFNAAIDHGLLEVNPFAGLPATVTENRERDYFVTPEQASRVLQACPDQDWRSIFALCRWGGLRCPSEVLTLKWSDVLWDQNRFIVDSPKTGHRVVPLFPELRAVLDEAYFGDDTPEVFVVNKQRNATANFRTTMMKIVRRAGLAPWPKLFHALRASRATELADQWPGHVASAWLGHSQEVANKHYRQVTEDHFELAATGTGRAAPCAAQPAVNELQEVLAKIDGTGNTEVLQLLRLVDSCIVVREGLEPPTKGL, encoded by the coding sequence ATGATTCTCGGTGGTGTCCCATCCCCGAAGACTACGCGATGGCTAGCAGAGGCCAGCGACCAGATTCGTGAGAAGCTGGCGAAGGTCGGCCTCTGTGAGGATCGTACCCAAGGCACCCTTGGGGTGTTCATTGCAGAATACACGGCGACACGTCCGGACGTGAAGGCCTCGACCAAGGCCGACTGGAAGCCCGTGCACAGGAGCCTACAAGAGTATTTCGGCGAGGGGCGTTCGCTTCGAACCATCACCAAAGGGGATGCGAAGGCCTGGCGTCGACACGCTGCCGAGGGCTCGCCCGAGCGTAAAGTGAAAGGCCGGACGATTCCGGCGAAGCCGTTGGCCGAGAACACGCTGCGGAAGTGGACGAAGATAGCGAAGTCGCTATTCAACGCAGCGATCGACCATGGTTTGCTGGAGGTGAATCCGTTCGCAGGGCTGCCTGCAACGGTAACCGAGAATCGAGAACGCGACTATTTCGTGACGCCAGAGCAGGCTTCCCGCGTGCTCCAGGCTTGCCCAGATCAGGACTGGCGAAGCATCTTCGCCCTTTGCCGCTGGGGTGGCCTGCGGTGCCCCTCTGAGGTGCTGACGCTGAAGTGGTCGGACGTGCTTTGGGATCAGAATCGATTCATCGTTGATAGCCCCAAGACTGGACACCGGGTAGTGCCGTTGTTCCCCGAGTTGCGGGCGGTTCTCGACGAAGCATACTTCGGCGACGACACCCCGGAGGTGTTCGTAGTGAACAAGCAACGCAACGCCACCGCGAACTTCCGTACCACGATGATGAAAATCGTGAGGCGGGCGGGCCTGGCTCCCTGGCCCAAGCTGTTCCACGCCCTGCGGGCTTCCAGGGCTACCGAGTTGGCCGACCAATGGCCTGGGCATGTCGCATCGGCCTGGCTTGGGCACTCCCAGGAGGTCGCCAATAAGCATTACCGACAGGTAACCGAAGACCACTTCGAACTGGCGGCCACTGGTACCGGGCGCGCTGCGCCATGCGCTGCGCAACCTGCTGTCAACGAGTTGCAAGAGGTATTGGCAAAAATCGACGGCACTGGAAATACAGAGGTATTACAGTTGTTGCGACTGGTTGACAGTTGTATAGTAGTCCGGGAGGGACTCGAACCCCCGACCAAGGGATTATGA
- a CDS encoding MerR family transcriptional regulator: MTVPVSRRLLLSREEAAKQLGIGIRTLDAHIKLGNIAHVPMGRLIKLHPQELQRVADEGLPILCPSR, encoded by the coding sequence ATGACAGTTCCGGTCTCGCGCCGCCTTCTTCTCTCTCGCGAAGAAGCTGCAAAACAACTTGGTATTGGTATCCGCACGCTCGATGCTCACATCAAGCTCGGCAATATCGCACACGTTCCCATGGGGCGGCTTATCAAGCTCCACCCGCAGGAGCTTCAACGCGTCGCTGACGAAGGCCTTCCGATCCTGTGCCCGTCGCGGTAG